In a genomic window of Leptolyngbya sp. SIO1E4:
- a CDS encoding Uma2 family endonuclease — MTQPLLSTEPADAEFAPIDELDISHLILEDDVPVDNFQSAQQQRLLVDALCSNDILPLPFIAEANVGLFYKLRGEPIVPDMLLSLGVQRAEDLSQRRHRAYFVWEFGKVPEVCIEVVSNQEGDELGPSLKSQRKGKTVGKKDIYAQIGVPYYVVFDPLRQLQGEADMNGALLRVWHIVSGRYQELTPEPGIATVGPSILLETLGVGLTLWQGPYEEKIPRLWLRWCDSQGQVLPTGAEGKVLERQRADAEAQRANVEAQRAETGRQRAERLAARLKQLGIDPDDV; from the coding sequence ATGACCCAGCCTCTGCTAAGCACCGAGCCCGCTGATGCCGAGTTCGCCCCTATTGATGAACTAGACATCAGCCACCTCATCCTTGAAGACGACGTCCCTGTGGATAATTTTCAGTCTGCCCAGCAGCAACGTCTACTGGTCGATGCCTTGTGCAGTAACGATATTCTGCCGCTGCCCTTTATCGCAGAAGCCAACGTCGGCCTATTTTACAAGCTCAGAGGCGAACCGATTGTCCCCGATATGCTGCTGAGCCTGGGGGTACAGCGGGCTGAAGATTTGAGCCAGCGGCGTCATCGGGCCTACTTTGTTTGGGAATTTGGCAAAGTTCCCGAGGTCTGCATCGAAGTGGTTTCTAACCAGGAAGGGGATGAGCTGGGACCCAGTCTCAAATCCCAGCGAAAAGGGAAGACGGTCGGCAAAAAAGACATCTATGCCCAAATTGGCGTGCCCTACTACGTTGTCTTTGACCCACTGCGACAGCTTCAAGGTGAGGCCGACATGAACGGGGCATTGCTTCGGGTCTGGCATATCGTTTCGGGCCGATACCAGGAACTGACACCTGAGCCAGGGATTGCAACTGTTGGGCCGTCCATCTTGCTAGAGACGCTTGGGGTAGGACTGACTCTGTGGCAGGGGCCGTATGAGGAAAAGATCCCTCGGCTGTGGCTGCGCTGGTGTGATTCTCAGGGTCAGGTATTGCCAACTGGGGCCGAAGGCAAAGTACTAGAACGTCAGCGAGCCGATGCTGAGGCGCAACGAGCCAACGTTGAGGCGCAACGAGCTGAGACCGGGCGCCAACGGGCCGAGCGGCTGGCGGCAAGACTCAAGCAACTGGGGATCGACCCTGATGACGTTTAG
- a CDS encoding iron-siderophore ABC transporter substrate-binding protein, with product MGEACVPYNPQRVVTLSTADLANALALGVKPIATANDFNPATGEFPSYLDSQAQGIPTLGTSGQPNLETILELKPDFIFGWFGSGTEATSPLLNQIAPTVVYNWWDLSWKEVFNSTAQLLGKEDVAQAAWEHYQARIEDLKASLGNRYQDKKISFISFYFGGIETSVNNSFVGSILKDAGLQRPPAQNIDVEHGHIELSLEEIDKVDGDVLFVASFNDADQEAVEKLKRNPLWQTLKAVQQNQVYFVDGVTWVWGSDMIGAEAVIDDLQKYLEPR from the coding sequence ATGGGAGAAGCCTGTGTACCCTATAATCCTCAGCGGGTTGTCACATTATCTACTGCGGATTTAGCGAATGCCCTAGCGCTCGGCGTCAAACCCATCGCTACTGCCAATGACTTTAATCCAGCCACAGGAGAATTCCCGTCTTATTTAGATTCTCAAGCTCAGGGAATACCCACTTTGGGTACATCCGGTCAACCGAATCTAGAGACAATCTTAGAACTGAAACCTGACTTCATCTTTGGCTGGTTTGGTAGCGGCACAGAAGCAACCAGTCCTTTACTGAACCAAATTGCCCCAACCGTTGTCTATAACTGGTGGGATCTGAGTTGGAAAGAAGTCTTCAATTCTACCGCTCAACTATTAGGGAAAGAGGACGTTGCCCAAGCCGCTTGGGAGCATTATCAAGCCAGAATTGAAGACTTGAAAGCCTCACTGGGTAATCGTTATCAGGATAAAAAAATCTCCTTTATCTCCTTTTATTTTGGCGGGATAGAGACAAGTGTTAACAACTCATTTGTCGGTTCAATTTTAAAGGACGCAGGTCTACAACGCCCGCCTGCACAGAATATAGATGTTGAACACGGGCATATAGAACTTTCTCTAGAGGAGATCGATAAAGTTGATGGCGACGTTCTCTTTGTTGCTAGTTTTAATGATGCCGATCAAGAAGCTGTGGAAAAGCTAAAGCGTAATCCGCTTTGGCAAACGTTAAAAGCTGTTCAGCAAAATCAGGTCTATTTTGTCGATGGAGTGACGTGGGTGTGGGGCTCAGACATGATTGGCGCTGAGGCGGTGATTGATGACTTACAGAAATATTTGGAACCTCGTTGA
- a CDS encoding TonB-dependent siderophore receptor — protein MRLWLGSVSLPLAGVLVLAGLSAQAQDVNQATAPATTVTEWLAQIEASLVQITDVRVEATDAGLQVVLETADGTLVEPTTSVSGDALIVEIPNAVLVGEGFEEFAPAEGIALVQVSPLAGDRVQVVITGADAVPEVAVGSNAAGLTLSVVPGMAQAGEANEAIQIVVTGEVDEGYNPSSATTATRTDTPLRDIPQSIQVVPRQVLEDRNVRTVNEAIETVSGVIDGGDTIFRIFRGFSTNGTSQLRNGNRIGDTFSLIPEEPVVAIERVEVLKGPSSVLYGALEPGGVINTITRQPLSEPYYNLAFEVGNPGLYQPSVDLTGPLTSDESVLYRFIAAYSSEDGYFEGGGRNNTLIAPSITFDIGDRTSLDLYYEYSRYAGDLYGSLHTVARSDGSFLLRDVNVWGNRELTFDERVSHKYGFSLGHEFNENLRLRTAFSANNFSVPRQRFAVPIGIVDDRFVELFYLDRTQSDDTYFGQVDLLGSFNTGSISHQLLVGVDYENAFQRFESFSSQILLPLLDSLNPDYDVTRPTDLNQDFESERLAETYGVYLQDQIEFSDNLKLLIGGRYDWAYYREDDITNDIDEPTINDGAFSPRVGLVYQPSDTVSLYASYSRSFRQTTEFNPDGEVFEPTRGTQYEIGTKLDFLEGRLSTSLVAYHLTRTNITTPDPENPVFSIQTGEARSQGVELDVAGEILPGWNVILSYAYTDAEVTEDNDISVGNQLNNVPFNQASLWTTYEIQAGDLAGLGFGLGLFFVGERQGDLANSFELDSYLRTDAALYYRRDQLNAAINIRNLFDIDYASFADSPTLIGRGEPFTITGSISWEF, from the coding sequence ATGCGCTTGTGGTTAGGTTCTGTATCGTTACCGTTGGCTGGAGTGTTGGTATTGGCGGGGCTGTCTGCCCAGGCCCAGGATGTGAATCAGGCGACGGCACCGGCAACGACGGTGACCGAATGGCTAGCCCAGATTGAGGCGTCACTGGTGCAGATTACCGACGTGCGGGTGGAGGCGACCGATGCGGGTTTGCAGGTGGTGCTGGAGACGGCAGATGGCACCCTGGTGGAGCCAACTACGTCGGTTTCGGGCGATGCGCTGATTGTAGAGATTCCCAATGCGGTGCTGGTGGGGGAGGGGTTTGAGGAATTTGCCCCGGCTGAGGGCATTGCCCTGGTGCAGGTGTCGCCGCTGGCGGGCGATCGAGTGCAGGTGGTGATTACTGGGGCGGATGCAGTGCCGGAGGTGGCCGTGGGCAGCAATGCAGCAGGGCTGACGCTAAGCGTAGTACCGGGGATGGCCCAGGCGGGCGAGGCGAATGAGGCGATTCAGATTGTGGTGACGGGGGAAGTGGATGAGGGATACAACCCGTCGAGTGCAACCACCGCGACGCGGACAGATACGCCGCTGAGAGACATTCCTCAGTCGATTCAGGTGGTGCCACGTCAAGTGCTAGAAGATCGCAATGTACGAACCGTCAATGAAGCGATAGAAACCGTCAGTGGTGTTATTGATGGTGGAGATACAATTTTCAGAATCTTCAGAGGATTTTCAACCAATGGAACGTCGCAACTTCGAAATGGTAATCGTATAGGAGATACATTTTCGCTTATTCCAGAAGAACCTGTCGTCGCAATTGAGCGAGTAGAGGTACTGAAGGGACCTTCATCTGTCTTGTATGGAGCGTTGGAACCTGGTGGAGTTATCAACACGATTACTAGACAGCCCCTCAGTGAACCTTATTACAATCTCGCTTTTGAGGTTGGTAATCCTGGGCTTTATCAGCCTAGTGTCGATTTGACAGGACCATTAACAAGCGATGAATCTGTTCTTTATCGATTCATCGCTGCCTACAGCAGTGAAGATGGTTATTTCGAAGGTGGTGGTAGAAACAACACATTAATTGCACCTTCGATCACATTTGATATAGGAGATAGAACGAGCTTAGATTTGTACTATGAGTACAGTAGATATGCTGGAGATCTTTACGGCAGCCTTCACACGGTTGCACGCAGCGACGGTAGTTTTTTGCTCAGAGATGTCAATGTCTGGGGCAACCGGGAGCTCACCTTTGACGAGAGGGTAAGTCATAAATATGGATTTTCACTAGGTCATGAATTTAATGAAAATCTGCGACTTCGTACTGCCTTTTCCGCAAATAATTTTAGCGTTCCAAGGCAAAGGTTTGCGGTTCCTATTGGCATTGTGGATGACCGTTTTGTAGAGCTTTTCTATCTTGATCGCACCCAATCAGATGATACTTATTTTGGGCAGGTCGACTTACTTGGCAGTTTCAATACAGGCTCGATCTCACATCAACTATTAGTAGGCGTTGATTATGAGAACGCCTTTCAACGATTTGAATCTTTCAGCAGTCAAATACTGCTACCGCTTCTAGATTCGCTTAATCCAGATTATGACGTTACACGACCTACTGACTTGAATCAAGATTTTGAATCTGAGCGATTGGCTGAAACTTACGGGGTCTATCTTCAGGACCAGATCGAATTTAGTGACAACTTGAAGCTGCTAATTGGCGGGCGCTACGATTGGGCATACTACAGAGAAGACGATATCACTAATGATATTGACGAGCCTACGATTAATGATGGTGCTTTTAGTCCTCGTGTTGGGTTAGTGTATCAACCCAGCGATACAGTTTCACTTTATGCTAGCTATAGTCGCTCTTTTCGCCAAACCACAGAATTCAACCCAGATGGGGAAGTATTTGAGCCGACGAGAGGCACTCAGTATGAAATTGGCACTAAACTTGATTTCCTAGAAGGCAGATTATCGACAAGCCTGGTAGCTTATCATCTAACTCGCACTAATATAACTACGCCTGATCCTGAAAACCCTGTGTTTTCTATTCAGACTGGAGAGGCACGAAGCCAAGGTGTTGAGCTAGATGTAGCCGGTGAAATTCTTCCTGGATGGAATGTGATTTTATCCTATGCCTACACTGATGCAGAAGTAACAGAGGATAATGACATCTCTGTTGGCAATCAGTTAAATAACGTCCCTTTCAATCAGGCTAGTCTGTGGACGACCTATGAAATTCAAGCGGGCGACCTTGCTGGATTGGGCTTTGGTCTAGGGCTGTTCTTTGTTGGTGAGCGTCAAGGTGATCTAGCTAACTCGTTTGAGCTAGATAGCTATCTGCGTACTGATGCAGCCTTGTACTATCGTCGAGACCAACTTAATGCTGCAATTAACATCCGAAATCTATTTGACATAGACTACGCCAGCTTTGCAGATAGCCCGACCTTAATCGGACGAGGTGAACCTTTTACCATCACAGGCTCAATTAGTTGGGAGTTCTAG
- a CDS encoding ABC transporter substrate-binding protein, whose protein sequence is MIAIRKASLSWMKSLILMALSLVLVTACHRSVPPQSNMLSASKNSVEACRTVLHALGEACIPSAPQRIVILDEFFLLDNLSTLGLKPVGYTPCLVCMSSDVLSEYIADVPALGDMEAPALEKIVSLKPDLILGLEWQEKSYPLLSEIAPTVMISDPDTNGFKRTLEYLAEILGKSSQVQQSLAEYDKKVEEFRQQFAEKMRDKEISIIGVDDSAFYAEKLGNRIYNQVMADLGIQFSSAHESIKTNGYTPLSIEALPDWDADFLFVLQNYERHAEDLASMMKHPIWSTLSVVQNGKVHPIVLDVWGPITANHFIDDLYQYFITFL, encoded by the coding sequence ATGATTGCAATCAGAAAGGCTTCACTCTCCTGGATGAAATCGCTCATTTTGATGGCTTTATCGCTTGTATTAGTGACCGCCTGTCACCGGTCTGTACCTCCGCAATCAAATATGTTATCTGCAAGCAAAAACAGTGTAGAAGCATGTAGAACAGTTCTACATGCACTGGGCGAAGCCTGTATACCCTCAGCTCCTCAGCGAATAGTGATACTAGATGAGTTTTTCCTTCTAGACAATCTTTCGACACTAGGATTAAAACCCGTCGGCTACACTCCCTGTTTAGTGTGTATGTCTTCGGATGTTCTCAGTGAATACATAGCTGATGTGCCAGCTCTCGGTGATATGGAAGCACCCGCACTAGAAAAAATTGTCAGCTTAAAACCCGATCTAATTTTGGGTTTGGAATGGCAAGAAAAGTCTTATCCACTGTTGTCTGAGATTGCGCCAACAGTGATGATAAGTGATCCAGATACAAACGGCTTCAAGAGAACCTTAGAATATTTAGCTGAAATCCTCGGCAAGAGTAGTCAGGTTCAGCAGTCTTTAGCTGAGTATGACAAGAAAGTTGAGGAGTTTCGACAACAGTTTGCAGAGAAAATGAGAGACAAAGAGATATCTATAATTGGCGTTGATGACTCAGCATTCTATGCTGAAAAGCTAGGAAATAGGATTTACAATCAGGTCATGGCTGATTTGGGCATACAATTTTCCTCAGCACATGAAAGCATAAAAACTAATGGTTATACTCCTTTAAGCATTGAGGCTTTGCCTGATTGGGATGCCGACTTTTTGTTTGTCCTACAGAATTATGAAAGGCATGCTGAAGATCTGGCATCAATGATGAAGCATCCAATTTGGTCAACCCTTAGCGTAGTTCAGAATGGGAAAGTTCATCCTATAGTCTTGGATGTATGGGGTCCAATTACAGCCAATCACTTTATTGATGACCTCTATCAATATTTCATCACTTTTCTGTAA
- a CDS encoding helix-turn-helix transcriptional regulator, with protein sequence MVFELSQSASDALWLETHQQFMPVTSADGLETISKIPPQLGKGYEREVALQPGVELHIFDSTYQDIAIHIPENQHPVQFMVYVSGVADSGDFIYQDANWGYVGGSGIQTPVRTFFPGAQHQVGVIVHVQPHLLAQLFGNSESKLQPTLDVLVPGDEQPQQVFSSPTTGAIRAVVRQIIDCPFSGVTKRLYLQGKVFELMALQLEGISTPVCQNRMLKPETMARVQQAAAILRSHLETPPCQTTLAQRVGVSDRTLRRGFKQLFGTTVLGYLTEQRLALAERLLRDTDLSVTEVVHCCGYSNPGHFAAAFKRRFGITPRQCALGVISAQS encoded by the coding sequence ATGGTCTTCGAACTCAGTCAAAGCGCAAGTGACGCCCTATGGCTAGAGACTCATCAGCAGTTTATGCCCGTCACCTCTGCCGATGGTCTAGAAACGATTTCTAAGATACCGCCGCAATTGGGAAAAGGGTATGAGCGAGAGGTAGCTCTACAGCCTGGTGTAGAGCTACACATATTTGACAGCACTTACCAGGATATTGCCATCCACATTCCTGAAAACCAGCATCCGGTGCAGTTTATGGTGTATGTATCGGGTGTTGCTGATAGCGGCGATTTTATTTATCAGGATGCCAATTGGGGCTATGTTGGCGGCAGTGGCATCCAAACCCCAGTGCGAACCTTTTTTCCTGGGGCTCAGCACCAGGTAGGGGTGATCGTCCATGTCCAGCCCCATCTGCTGGCGCAGCTTTTTGGTAACTCAGAAAGCAAACTGCAGCCAACACTTGATGTCTTGGTTCCGGGTGATGAGCAACCACAACAAGTATTTTCATCACCGACAACAGGGGCGATTCGGGCGGTGGTGCGGCAAATCATTGATTGTCCATTTTCTGGAGTGACCAAACGCCTCTACCTACAGGGTAAAGTGTTTGAGCTGATGGCACTGCAGCTAGAAGGAATAAGCACTCCGGTTTGCCAAAACCGGATGCTCAAACCAGAGACCATGGCGCGGGTGCAGCAGGCGGCGGCAATTTTGCGATCGCACCTCGAAACCCCGCCCTGTCAAACGACGCTGGCACAGCGGGTGGGGGTGAGCGATCGCACCCTGCGGCGCGGCTTTAAGCAGCTGTTTGGTACCACCGTTTTGGGCTACCTGACCGAGCAGCGCCTGGCTCTGGCCGAGCGGTTGCTGCGCGATACCGACCTGAGCGTTACAGAGGTGGTTCACTGCTGCGGCTACAGCAATCCCGGTCACTTTGCTGCGGCCTTTAAGCGTCGGTTTGGCATCACGCCCAGACAGTGTGCGCTGGGTGTGATATCAGCTCAGTCGTAG